In Paludibaculum fermentans, the genomic stretch GACGGCATCGAGGGTCTTGTTGACGCCCTGCACCACGCGGCGGTAGTCGCCCTGGTGCCTGGAGGCATCGGCGCGGGTGGCGAGACGGCCGTCGATGGCTGCCTCGACCAGCATGCCGGCGTCGTTGACCAGCGCCTTGATGTTGTCGATGCAGTTGTTGAGATTGAGCTTGATCTCGTTGAAGTCGCCGTTATAGCTGTCGGTGATCTTGGGCGGCATGTCGCCCTTCGAGATACGGTCCACGTATTCAGCAGCGACGTTGAGCGGCCCGATGACGGCATCGAGAGTCTGGTTGACACCTTCGACGATGCGGCGGTAGTCGCCCTGGTGCCTGGAGGCATCGGCGCGGGTGGCGAGACGGCCGTCGATGGCGGCCTCGACCAACATGCCGGCGTCGTTGACCAACGCCTTGATGTTGTCGATGCAGTTATTGAGGTTGTTCTTGATCTCGTTGAAGTCGCCGTTATAGCTGTCGGTGATCTTGGGCGGGATGTCGCCCTTCGAGATGCGATCCATGTACTCGGCCGAGACATTCAGCGGCCCGATCACGGCATCAAGAGTCTGGTTCACTCCGGCGACGATTTGCCGGTATCCACCCTGGAACTGTTCCGCGTTGCCGCGTGTGGCCAGTTGGCCCGCGATGGCGGCCTTGGCCAGCGAGTCGGCCTCGGCGATCAGCCGGCGGAGAGCGTCCACTACCTGAATGAAGCTCTTGCCGAGCAAGTCCTTATCTGAGCGGGCCGTCACCTCGACCGACACGTTGCCGGCGGCGATCTGTTGAGCCAGTTCGGCTCGCTCTTTCGTCACGGCGGCCATGGTGCGGAACGACCGCGCCAAGGCGCCCATCTCGTCATTGGTGTCCAAGTCGATGTGGACATCGACATCACCCGCGGCGAGCTGCTCGGCTGCATGCTGCATGGCCATCAGGGGCGTGCCGATGACACGAGAGAGGATCCAGCCCAGGAAGAGAGCAATCGCGATGCCTAGGATCACGATCCCCAACATCTTTTTCGTGGCGGCGGATGCGGCGGCCGTGGCCGCCTTCTGCTCTTTCTCTCCAATCTGGGCGTTGATATCGATGAGCTTCCGCAGCAACTTGCGGGTCTCAATCTGCGCGGGCTGCACCGGTCCCTTGAGGACCTCCCAGGCCTGGGCGTCCTGACCGGCGAGAGCGTGCTCGATGACCCGGGATCGCAACTTGACATACGTCGCGTAGCTGGACAGCATCAGGGGCAGCGTTTCCTGCTCTTCCTGCACCAGGACCGTCTTGGCATAGCCTTCCAGGTAGGATTCGATTTTCTTAGTTTCCGTCTCGATGACCGCGGCATGCTCACGGCGTTGGGCCTTGTCGGTTGTCCCCAACATCTGCCAGAGTTCCGTGCGGGTCAGCAGGAACGACGCGTTCGCGTACCCGAGGTCGCGGATGGGGACCAGCCGGTCCGCGTAAATTGTTTCGCTGCGGGCTTCAATCTCTTTCAGGCCTGAGTAACCGACCCAGCCGATAAGACCTGCGATGGCCGCGACGATCACGAAGCTGATCATGAGCTTCGTGCGAACGTGTTTATCATTGAGCCATTTCATAGAACACCTTCCCTAACCCACCGAAACTTTCTCCACGGACGCACCCGCGTCCGTCCTTGTCAAATCGCGCAGCCGCCCACCGGCCGCGCCAGCCGTCGCTGAACCTCGCGCTCAGCTACTTCCGCCATCTGGGGGCGATGACGCAGGCCCAGCTCTCCAAATCCGATCGGACCATGGCACCGTTGCCGGCAATGCCCCCGGGACACCGGGCCGCACCGGGGTTCCGGTGGCGGTGTACTGCAGCGCCTGGAGCTGAACATATTGCCCGGGCCCTCCGCGGGGCCCTTTGCACACAAAACTCGAATCACGTTTCCGTGCTGCGCGGCATGAGGCAGACCGGCGGATCATGCGCAGCCTCCCCGCTTCTGGAACACGGGCCCATCCGGCGACACGCGCTCAAAGAGAGGCGCCAGTTCGGCGGGCATCTCCTGGGTCTGCTCAGTGGCGAGGAGACCACCCGGCGCCAGCGCGCGGTGAAACATCTTCAGCACTTCGATCCGCTCAGCGAGCTGGAAGTGCAGCAGCACGTTTTTGCAGAGCACCACCGAGTAGCCCTGGCCGATCTCCTGGTAAGACAGAAGGTCGTGGTGCTGGAAGGTGATGCGGCGGCGCAGCTTCTCCGCGGCACGCAGCTGCCCGGGTTCCCCGCCCGGTTCAAAGTATTTCTCAAGGATCCCTGCCGGCAGGCGGGCGAGTTCGGCTTCGGGATAAAGCCCGGCCTGAACCGTCTGCGCAAACTGGCCGGTGGCCTCGCTGTCGGTGGCGTCGATGCGCAGGTTGCCGAAAGCGAAGTGCCCCATCTTCTCAGCGAACAGGATGGAGAGGGTGTAGGGCTCCTGTCCGGTCGCGGCGCCGGCATCCCAGATGCGGGGATGGCTGCGGCCGGCAATCCGGGGCAGGCTGTGCTCGACCAACTGGTTCAGCACGTGCAGATCGCGAAAGAAGAAAGTGAACGCCATGGTCAGTACCCCGCTCCCTGCCGAAGCGCCAGGAACAGGCGGTTGACCCGCCGTGACTCGCTGCCGGCGGCGAGGGCGCCCCGAAAGGGGAACCAGGCGCCCTTCAGCCCCCGCCAGCGATCGTGCCGTACTGCTGTTACTGCTTCGACGTTCACTGTCTTCACTTCTCTGTTCGGAACACCGGGCGTACACCCGGGATTTGGGTTGGCGCCGGCCGGATTACAGCCGGTACTTACCGACGATGGACTGCAACTGCGCCGCCATGCGGCTGAGTTCCGCCGCCGCGCGCTGGGTCTCCGTGGCGCCCTTCGTGGTGCTCTTGGCCGCATTGGCGACCCCGGAGATGTTGCTGGCGATGGATTCGGTTCCGCTGGCGGCGACTCCGACGCTGCGGCCGATCTCATTGGTCGTGACGGTCTGCTCTTCCACGGCGGAGGCGATGCTGTTGGAGATGTCGTTGACCTGGTTGATGATCTCGCTGATCACGCCGATGGCCTTGACGGCATCCCTGGTGCTGGTCTGGATGGCATCGATCTTGCCGCCGATTTCTTCCGTGGCCTTGGCGGTCTGCTTGGCCAGTTCCTTCACCTCGTTGGCGACAACCGCGAAACCCTTGCCGGCTTCTCCGGCGCGGGCCGCCTCGATGGTCGCGTTCAAAGCCAGCAGGTTGGTTTGCTGAGCTATGGAGGTGATTACCTTAATTACCTTGCCGATCTCCTGGCTGGAGCCGCCCAGGCGGTTGACGGTGTCGTTTGTCGACTGTGCCACGTTCACGGCGTTTTTGGCGACGCGCGCGGCCTCGTTGGCGTTCTTGGCGATCTCGCGGATGGAAGCCTGCATCTGCTCGGCTCCGGCGGCCACGGCGCTGACGCTGCGCGACACTTCGCCGCTGGCTCCGGCGACGATCTCGGCCTGGGTTGCGGTCTCCTCGGCGTTGCCGGCCATCTGGTGGCTGACGGCGGTGAGTTCTTCCGACGAGGACGCCACGGTCTGCGTGCTCTGCGAGAAGCTGCGCATGTTCTGGTGCAGGTCCTGCGCCATGCGGTTGATGTCGTCCTTCAGGCGGGCGTAGTCGCCGCGATAGGCGCCTTCGACACGGGCGGTGAGGTCGTTCTGGGCGATGCGGGCCAGCACGGCCGAAGCTTCGTTGAGCGGTTCGATCACCGCGTCGAGCGTCTGGTTGAAGCCCTGCGCTACTTTCCGGAAATCGCCTTTGTGCTTGTCCACGTCGGCGCGTTTGCTCAGATGTCCCTGAACCGCGGCTTCGGCCAGTGCGAGCGAATCCGCGATGAGGAGGTTCAGCGGAGTGACGATGGCGTCGAGCGTCGAGTTGAACCCGGTGACAATTTTGCGGAAGTCGCCGCGATGCACGCTGGCATCGGCGCGGACATCCAGCCGCAGGTTGGCGCCGGCGTCGGCGAGCTTGTCGACATCCACCATCAGCCGTTGGAGGTTGCGGCGAACTTCCTCAATGGTCTCGTTGATGAACGCCTTTTTGCCGGGGAAGCGCTCCAGGGACGCCTCAAAGTTGCCCTTGCCGAATTCGGCGATACACGCCATGGCCTTCTTCTTGACGGCGATGTGGCCGCCGACCATTTCGTTGACGCCGCGGGCCATTTCCAGGTAGGCACCCGCGAACTGATCTTCCGGGATCGCCACGTCGATGTCGCCCTTAATGTGCTCTTCCGACATGTGCTTCATCTCCTTGATGAAGCGGAAGAGCGGCTGGGCAATGGCGTCGAGAATGGCATTGACGCCTTCGATGCGAAGGCGGGCGACTTCGGTCGCTCCAGCCAGGTTCGTGTCCAGGCGGGTGGAGAGCTCCGAGCGCTGCTGGGCAGCGGCCACCCGGGCTACCTCCTCGTGCACCACGAAATCTTCCTCGGCCGACGGGTCGAAGATCTGGCAAACGCCGACGACTTCACCCGACTCGTCGAACCACGGGACTGAATGCACCTTCAGATGGAGGGCCCTGCCTCTCACCTGGGCGCAGGCGATGGTGGTCGCCGGCTGGCGGGTTCTCATCGCGTTTGAAGCGGAGCAGGTGCCCTGGCGGCAGGCGGGAATATCGAATAGATCCCAGACCTTTAGGCCAGCGCACTCATCCACTCTCCGTCCGCCCAGCCGGGCCGCTTCCTGATTGATGATCTGGATCGTGTGGTATTTGTCCGCCATGACCAGCGGAAGCGGAAAGTTATCAAAGAACACTCGCTTCGCTGCGTCGGTGGCCGCCGCTTCCGGCCTGGTTAGTACCGCGGAACCCGTTTGGCCTCCAAACTGGTTGCCGAGACTTCTACTATCGTCAAATGCTCGTTCCATTACCGCTCTCCTCCACTCCTACTTCGTGGCTTGCGACCTCGAACTGATTCTCCAAATCAGGGGCACCGGCTATGTCAGCGCCTCAGAACTCCGTTTGTGCGGACCCATCACGGCCACGGGGCCGGATGCAATTTCCACCGTCTTCTCGGTGTCAAGGATCAGCAGAAGCCGGCCCTTGAGTTTGAACACACCCTGGATCAACTCCCGGGCCTCGGGGGCCAGGTTGTCAGGCGGTTTCTCATAGGCGGACTCTTCCACTTCCAGGACGTCGCCGATCTCGTCGACCAGCAGGCTGACCGCGCCTTCCTGGACGCGCACCACCATGTTCATGGCTGTCTGTTCATCGGCCCGCGAGGGCAGTCCCAGGCGCCCGCGCATGTCCACCGCCGTCACGATCTGGCCGCGCAGGTTGATCAACCCCTTGACGACTCCGGGGGCCAGCGGCACGCAGGTCAATTCCTGGTGGCGCAGCACCTCCTGCACATTCAGCACGTCAATGCCGAAGAACAGGCTGTCGACAAAGAAGGTTGCGAACTGTGTTCGGGTGAGCGTGCCCGCGGATGAATTCGATGCTGTTTCGTGCATGGATCTACCTCCTCACTCCGGGCCCAACCTCTTCCAGTTCATTCAGTGCCGCCGCGAGCCGGGCCACGGACCGCACCATCGAGGGGCTGTCGAACTTCTTCAGGCACTCCTCGAAGCCGCAGTTTCCATTGCCGCCGGCGGGCGGTTCGCCCGGGGTGAGGGAAAGGAAGGGCAGTGTTTCCAGCCCGGGCTTCTCGCGTACGGCCTGCAGGAGCGAGCGTCCGCCGGAGGGAGGCAGGTCCATGGAGGCCACAATCACGTCGATGCGGCGTTGATCCAGGGTGCGCAGCACGTCGTGCTCGTTTTCGGCCTCGACCACGCGATAGCCGGCCGACTCGAGGTCGGACCGCAACAGCGTGCGGGAGAAGGCTGAACCGTCGGCGAGCAGGACGATCGGCATGCTGGCGGAGGGCTTGCTCTCCTCGAACCAGTCGGAGCAGGTCAACTCCAGAATCGCGTGCAGGTCCAGGAAGTCGGTGACGTTGTTGCCGACGACGGCCGAGCCCAACAGGCCCATGCGGCCGGCGCGATGCTGAATCACGGCCGAGTCCTCGACGATGTCGATGATCTGGTCGACGACGACGCCGACACTGCGGTCCCTATCGGTGAAGACGATGGCTTGCACGGGATCGCGGGAAAGCGAGTCGTCGGGCATGCCGGGCTCCAGGATGGAGGCCAGCGAGACCAGCGGCAGAATGGAGTCGCGATATTGGATGACCTTGTGGCCGCCCGTATTCTCGAGGGCCGAGGCGCGGAACTCTTCCAGCCTGGCGACGAGAGTAAGGGGTACGGCGATGCGCTCCAGCGAGCCGGCTTTGAACAGGACGAGCCGCTTCAACTGGGAATCGGCGGCCGCCTGGCTCTTCTGGGATTCGCCGTGATTCTGTTCGGCGGAACCGGTGAGCACGCCGGACCGCTGGCCGATGCCGACGACATCCAGGATGAGGACGACTTTGCCGTCGCCCATGATGGTGGCTCCGGCGTAGGCGGTGAGCCCCTTGAGCTGTTTGCTCAGCGGCTTCACTACGATTTCCTGCGTGTCGCTGATGCCGTCCACCACCAGGCCGAACTGACGGTCTTCCGCCTGGAGCACGACGATGTTGACCGCCTCGGGGTTCTCCGGAGCACGCAGTTGGAGCACCTCGTTGAGATAGGCGATGGGCAGCAGTTGCTCGCGCCGCCGGTACACCATCGTTCCGTGGATTCTTTCGATCTGCTTGCCGCCGGCATCGCCCTCCAGCCGGATCAGTTCGAGCAGGTTGACCTGCGGAATCACAAAGCGTTCGCCGCCGCTGGTGATGACAAGCCCCGGGATGATGGCCAGGGTGAGCGGGATCTTCAGGCGGACGGTGGTGCCGAAGCCCACGCGGCTGGTGACATCGACCAGGCCGCCGATCTTCTCAATATTGGAACGGACGACGTCCATGCCGACGCCGCGGCCGGAGACCTTGGTGACCTGCTCCGCCGTGGAGAAGCCGGGATGGAAGATCAGGTTCATCGCTTCGCGATCGCTGATCCTGTCCATCTGCTCCAGACGCAGGATGCCGCGCTCGACGGCTTTCTGCTTCAGGCGGTCCAGGTCGATGCCGGCGCCGTCGTCGCTGATTTCGATATTGACGTGCCCGCCTTCGTGATAGGCGCGCAGGAAGACGACTCCGGCCGGTTTCTTGCCGGCGGCCACGCGTACGGCGGGTGACTCCACTCCGTGGTCGCAGCAGTTCCGCACCAGATGGGTGAGAGGATCCTTGATCGCCTCGATGATGGTCTTGTCCAGCTCAGTGGAGGTTCCGTCCATCTCCAGCCGGATCTGCTTGCCGAGGGAATAGGCGATGTCGCGGACGACACGCGGGAGTTTGTTCCAGACCACGCCGATGGGTTGCATGCGGGTCTTCATGACGCCTTCCTGCAACTCGGTCGTGATCAGGTTCAGCCGCTGGGAGGTCGAATTCAGGGACGCGTCGTCGTTCTGCGTGTTGTATTGCAGAACCTGGTTC encodes the following:
- a CDS encoding CheR family methyltransferase: MAFTFFFRDLHVLNQLVEHSLPRIAGRSHPRIWDAGAATGQEPYTLSILFAEKMGHFAFGNLRIDATDSEATGQFAQTVQAGLYPEAELARLPAGILEKYFEPGGEPGQLRAAEKLRRRITFQHHDLLSYQEIGQGYSVVLCKNVLLHFQLAERIEVLKMFHRALAPGGLLATEQTQEMPAELAPLFERVSPDGPVFQKRGGCA
- a CDS encoding methyl-accepting chemotaxis protein, with product MERAFDDSRSLGNQFGGQTGSAVLTRPEAAATDAAKRVFFDNFPLPLVMADKYHTIQIINQEAARLGGRRVDECAGLKVWDLFDIPACRQGTCSASNAMRTRQPATTIACAQVRGRALHLKVHSVPWFDESGEVVGVCQIFDPSAEEDFVVHEEVARVAAAQQRSELSTRLDTNLAGATEVARLRIEGVNAILDAIAQPLFRFIKEMKHMSEEHIKGDIDVAIPEDQFAGAYLEMARGVNEMVGGHIAVKKKAMACIAEFGKGNFEASLERFPGKKAFINETIEEVRRNLQRLMVDVDKLADAGANLRLDVRADASVHRGDFRKIVTGFNSTLDAIVTPLNLLIADSLALAEAAVQGHLSKRADVDKHKGDFRKVAQGFNQTLDAVIEPLNEASAVLARIAQNDLTARVEGAYRGDYARLKDDINRMAQDLHQNMRSFSQSTQTVASSSEELTAVSHQMAGNAEETATQAEIVAGASGEVSRSVSAVAAGAEQMQASIREIAKNANEAARVAKNAVNVAQSTNDTVNRLGGSSQEIGKVIKVITSIAQQTNLLALNATIEAARAGEAGKGFAVVANEVKELAKQTAKATEEIGGKIDAIQTSTRDAVKAIGVISEIINQVNDISNSIASAVEEQTVTTNEIGRSVGVAASGTESIASNISGVANAAKSTTKGATETQRAAAELSRMAAQLQSIVGKYRL
- a CDS encoding chemotaxis protein CheW; this encodes MHETASNSSAGTLTRTQFATFFVDSLFFGIDVLNVQEVLRHQELTCVPLAPGVVKGLINLRGQIVTAVDMRGRLGLPSRADEQTAMNMVVRVQEGAVSLLVDEIGDVLEVEESAYEKPPDNLAPEARELIQGVFKLKGRLLLILDTEKTVEIASGPVAVMGPHKRSSEALT
- a CDS encoding hybrid sensor histidine kinase/response regulator, whose translation is MMEDQEVIREFLIESNENLARLDNEIVELERRPKDVELLGSIFRTFHTIKGTCSFLGFAHLETVTHAAESLLSKLRAGELDANGHIISLILEVIDAVRAILTAIEVTGEENDCLYSDLTERLKKVYQQQEPSQNGAKAPVAVAAPPPPLPQQKAPEAAPASAEAMPAAPPSYADSAPEQMEPAATTDQQEHSSSVADSAIRVDVVLLDKLMNLVGELVLARNQVLQYNTQNDDASLNSTSQRLNLITTELQEGVMKTRMQPIGVVWNKLPRVVRDIAYSLGKQIRLEMDGTSTELDKTIIEAIKDPLTHLVRNCCDHGVESPAVRVAAGKKPAGVVFLRAYHEGGHVNIEISDDGAGIDLDRLKQKAVERGILRLEQMDRISDREAMNLIFHPGFSTAEQVTKVSGRGVGMDVVRSNIEKIGGLVDVTSRVGFGTTVRLKIPLTLAIIPGLVITSGGERFVIPQVNLLELIRLEGDAGGKQIERIHGTMVYRRREQLLPIAYLNEVLQLRAPENPEAVNIVVLQAEDRQFGLVVDGISDTQEIVVKPLSKQLKGLTAYAGATIMGDGKVVLILDVVGIGQRSGVLTGSAEQNHGESQKSQAAADSQLKRLVLFKAGSLERIAVPLTLVARLEEFRASALENTGGHKVIQYRDSILPLVSLASILEPGMPDDSLSRDPVQAIVFTDRDRSVGVVVDQIIDIVEDSAVIQHRAGRMGLLGSAVVGNNVTDFLDLHAILELTCSDWFEESKPSASMPIVLLADGSAFSRTLLRSDLESAGYRVVEAENEHDVLRTLDQRRIDVIVASMDLPPSGGRSLLQAVREKPGLETLPFLSLTPGEPPAGGNGNCGFEECLKKFDSPSMVRSVARLAAALNELEEVGPGVRR